A genomic region of Lysinibacillus sp. 2017 contains the following coding sequences:
- a CDS encoding YqeG family HAD IIIA-type phosphatase, translating to MYNFLLPNEFVNSVFEITPEKLNELGIKGIITDLDNTLVEWDRSDATEDLVAWFDMMREAGIKIIIASNNNEERVRKFAEPHGIPFIFRAKKPLGGAYYAALVQLRLRRNEVAMLGDQLLTDIMGAKRQKLYTFLVRPVADSDGLVTKFNRFVERRVYNDLKRKGQYPWEQ from the coding sequence TTGTATAACTTTTTATTACCAAATGAATTTGTGAACAGTGTGTTTGAAATTACACCTGAAAAACTAAATGAATTAGGCATTAAAGGTATTATTACCGATTTAGATAATACGTTAGTGGAATGGGATCGTTCAGATGCAACGGAAGATTTAGTGGCATGGTTTGATATGATGCGTGAAGCGGGCATTAAGATTATTATTGCTTCAAATAATAATGAGGAACGTGTGCGTAAATTTGCAGAACCACACGGAATTCCGTTTATTTTTCGTGCAAAAAAACCATTAGGCGGGGCATATTATGCGGCGCTTGTACAGTTACGTTTACGTCGCAATGAAGTTGCCATGCTAGGAGATCAGCTATTAACGGATATCATGGGTGCAAAACGTCAAAAGTTATATACGTTTTTAGTGCGTCCCGTTGCCGATTCAGATGGCTTAGTCACAAAATTTAATCGTTTTGTTGAACGTCGTGTTTACAACGATTTGAAACGAAAAGGTCAATATCCTTGGGAACAATAG
- a CDS encoding YrrS family protein: MERKRRFQTRQQYAEQKANESKFDKVNHYLNYLIAIVAVLIIFTLWFILSKDSKPDTDVAEAPEQAETVDKDTNTSSNEENEDSPSEEGESETATSDDETTDETTNQASETIVNSSSDPTVSEVQTNPDWQAYPTEQTGEHVSAFEKGNIDYEEKLKAIFSVIDLQQENSIVLSVRNNGNTKSAIAVVTSMDKEKKYRVSIEWIDGEGWKPVQLEVLNSLDGVN; the protein is encoded by the coding sequence ATGGAACGTAAAAGACGGTTTCAAACACGACAACAGTATGCGGAACAAAAAGCAAATGAATCAAAATTTGATAAGGTCAATCACTATTTAAATTATTTAATCGCAATTGTTGCGGTATTAATTATTTTTACGCTTTGGTTTATTCTTTCAAAAGATTCGAAACCCGATACAGACGTGGCAGAAGCACCAGAACAAGCTGAAACGGTCGATAAGGACACGAATACGTCTTCTAATGAGGAAAATGAAGATAGCCCTTCAGAAGAGGGGGAAAGCGAAACAGCGACCTCTGATGATGAAACAACAGATGAAACAACGAATCAGGCTTCCGAAACGATTGTAAATTCTTCATCAGATCCAACTGTATCGGAAGTACAAACGAATCCCGATTGGCAAGCATATCCGACTGAACAAACAGGAGAGCATGTATCCGCTTTTGAAAAAGGGAATATCGATTATGAAGAAAAGCTAAAAGCAATTTTTAGCGTAATTGATTTGCAACAAGAAAATAGTATTGTTTTGAGTGTCCGTAATAATGGTAATACAAAGTCTGCAATCGCAGTTGTCACATCAATGGATAAAGAGAAAAAATACCGCGTTAGTATTGAATGGATTGACGGTGAAGGATGGAAACCTGTTCAACTAGAAGTATTAAATTCATTGGACGGTGTGAATTAA
- a CDS encoding peptidase U32 family protein encodes MKKPELLLTPQSVEHVVALLDAGADAFVIGEQKFGLRLAGDFTVAQVEEATKLIHTAGKKVYVAVNAIFHNDRLDALDDYLKEMVRIGVDALIFGDPAVIVAVRELGITIPLHWSPETIATNWFQVNYWGERGSKRAVLARELSVDEVIEIKENTKHEIEVQVHGMTCMFQSKRSLLGNYFLYREEAMEIENRKDNKNMFLHDNERKNKYPIYEDLNGTHIFSPNDMCIIEELNELFEAGIDSMKIDGVLQSFDYVVTVTKLYRQAIDTYFDQGEDAYDEIKSELFEQVEAIQPALRPLDTGFIFKETVY; translated from the coding sequence GTGAAAAAACCAGAACTATTACTTACACCCCAATCAGTTGAGCATGTCGTTGCATTATTAGATGCAGGTGCAGACGCTTTCGTAATTGGTGAACAAAAATTTGGACTACGTTTAGCTGGAGACTTTACAGTAGCTCAAGTTGAAGAAGCAACGAAACTAATTCATACTGCAGGTAAGAAAGTATATGTAGCAGTGAATGCTATTTTCCACAATGATCGTTTAGATGCATTAGATGACTATTTAAAAGAAATGGTACGTATTGGTGTGGATGCACTAATTTTCGGTGATCCAGCAGTAATTGTAGCGGTACGTGAATTAGGCATTACAATTCCTCTTCACTGGAGTCCAGAAACAATTGCAACAAACTGGTTCCAAGTAAATTATTGGGGCGAGCGCGGCAGTAAACGTGCTGTATTAGCGCGTGAGCTTTCAGTTGATGAAGTGATTGAAATTAAAGAAAACACAAAACATGAAATCGAAGTGCAAGTACACGGGATGACATGTATGTTCCAATCAAAACGTTCACTATTAGGTAACTATTTCTTATACCGTGAAGAAGCGATGGAAATTGAAAATCGTAAAGACAATAAAAACATGTTCTTACATGACAATGAGCGTAAAAATAAATACCCAATTTATGAAGATTTAAATGGTACACACATCTTCTCACCAAACGATATGTGCATTATCGAGGAATTGAATGAGTTATTTGAAGCAGGAATTGATTCAATGAAAATTGATGGCGTGCTACAATCATTTGATTATGTTGTTACGGTAACTAAGCTATATCGCCAAGCAATCGATACATATTTCGATCAAGGTGAAGATGCGTATGACGAAATCAAATCCGAATTATTTGAGCAAGTAGAAGCAATTCAGCCAGCGTTACGTCCACTGGATACTGGCTTCATCTTCAAAGAAACAGTTTACTAG
- a CDS encoding phosphatidylserine decarboxylase has translation MKEKLYQSLIELSNGKISSKILQRTAQSAVSKKFIRSYSNIYGINLKEVSKSPEQFLSLHDFFVRQLKEDVRKVDMRVNIFTSPVDGKIEAFGKIEDGMTFVVKNKPYSIVDLLGSDSQAKRYENGQYIVFYLSPADYHRIHSPIDGFLRHQYVLGQKSYPVNQLGLQYGKKPISHNYRMVSEIEYDDTHMTAFIKVGATFVNSIKLTNTTKKWLKGEEVGYFAFGSTVVMLFEDDAIKFNERVIRGTMIKMGEAFATML, from the coding sequence ATGAAAGAAAAATTATATCAAAGCTTAATCGAACTTTCAAATGGAAAAATCTCTTCGAAAATTTTACAACGCACGGCACAATCTGCTGTAAGTAAAAAATTTATTCGTAGTTATAGTAATATATACGGAATCAACTTAAAGGAAGTTTCAAAATCTCCCGAGCAATTTTTAAGTTTGCATGATTTCTTTGTTCGCCAATTAAAAGAGGACGTACGAAAAGTGGATATGCGAGTGAATATATTTACGAGTCCTGTTGATGGGAAAATAGAAGCATTCGGAAAAATTGAGGATGGCATGACGTTTGTCGTAAAAAATAAACCGTATTCAATTGTTGACTTATTGGGAAGTGATTCGCAAGCTAAACGTTATGAAAATGGCCAATATATTGTATTTTATTTAAGCCCAGCAGATTATCATCGTATTCATAGTCCAATTGATGGTTTTCTTCGACATCAGTATGTATTAGGACAAAAATCGTATCCAGTGAACCAATTAGGATTGCAATATGGCAAAAAACCGATAAGTCATAACTATCGTATGGTTAGTGAAATTGAATATGATGACACGCACATGACAGCGTTTATTAAAGTGGGTGCGACATTTGTCAATTCAATCAAGTTAACGAATACAACGAAAAAATGGCTTAAAGGAGAAGAAGTCGGGTACTTCGCTTTTGGTTCGACTGTTGTTATGTTATTTGAAGATGATGCCATAAAATTCAATGAGCGAGTCATTCGTGGCACGATGATAAAAATGGGAGAAGCCTTTGCTACTATGTTATAA
- a CDS encoding O-methyltransferase produces MELSDAYIASFIPERDELLVEMEQFALENHVPIMQLAGIESLNQLLRIQNPKSILEIGTAIGYSAIRMAQAIPECTIVTIERDESRVQYANQFIARSEVADRIQVIEGDALDVDLESIQKSFDAVFIDAAKGQYMKFFEKYAPLVPSGGVLYIDNMYMHGLSDLDIKEVPRRKRTMIRNLKTFSDWIMAHPDYTSAFFPVGDGLLICLKR; encoded by the coding sequence ATGGAATTATCAGACGCTTATATTGCTTCCTTCATTCCTGAACGTGATGAATTACTCGTTGAAATGGAACAGTTTGCATTAGAAAACCACGTTCCGATTATGCAGCTTGCGGGGATTGAATCGTTGAATCAACTTTTACGTATTCAAAACCCAAAATCGATTTTAGAAATTGGTACGGCCATAGGTTATTCTGCAATTCGAATGGCACAGGCGATACCAGAATGCACGATTGTGACGATTGAACGTGACGAATCACGTGTCCAGTATGCGAACCAATTCATTGCAAGATCAGAGGTAGCAGACCGTATTCAAGTAATTGAAGGCGATGCATTAGATGTGGATTTAGAAAGTATTCAAAAGTCTTTTGATGCGGTTTTCATTGATGCGGCAAAAGGGCAATACATGAAATTTTTCGAAAAATATGCGCCGCTCGTACCATCAGGCGGAGTATTATACATCGATAATATGTATATGCACGGACTTTCAGATTTAGATATAAAAGAAGTACCGAGAAGAAAAAGAACAATGATTCGAAACTTAAAAACATTTTCTGATTGGATTATGGCACATCCAGATTATACGAGTGCTTTCTTCCCAGTTGGAGATGGATTGTTAATTTGTTTGAAGAGGTGA
- the greA gene encoding transcription elongation factor GreA gives MSIEKQYPMTLEGKQKLENELNELKTVKRPEVVDRIKVARSFGDLSENSEYDSAKEEQGFVEGRISLIEQMLRNALIITDDVTTNAVSLGKTVTFDELIKGKRADFEESYTIVGSAEADPVEGKISNDSPIAKALMGKHVDDVVKLTTPGGDMEVVILKIK, from the coding sequence ATGTCAATTGAAAAACAATATCCAATGACACTAGAAGGTAAACAAAAATTAGAAAATGAATTAAACGAATTAAAAACAGTAAAACGTCCTGAGGTGGTAGACCGTATTAAAGTGGCACGTAGCTTTGGTGACTTATCTGAGAACTCTGAATACGATTCAGCAAAAGAAGAGCAAGGTTTCGTTGAAGGGCGTATTTCTTTAATCGAGCAAATGTTACGTAACGCATTAATTATTACAGATGATGTAACAACAAATGCTGTATCTTTAGGGAAAACAGTTACTTTTGATGAGTTAATTAAAGGTAAACGTGCGGACTTTGAAGAGTCTTACACAATCGTAGGTTCTGCAGAAGCAGATCCAGTGGAAGGTAAGATTTCAAACGACTCACCAATCGCAAAAGCATTAATGGGTAAACATGTAGATGATGTAGTTAAATTAACAACACCAGGCGGAGATATGGAAGTTGTTATTTTAAAAATTAAATAA
- the mtnN gene encoding 5'-methylthioadenosine/S-adenosylhomocysteine nucleosidase: MKIAVIGAMEQEVELLRAALENTTTETIANSEYTTGTYEGKDVVLLKSGIGKVNAGMSTTILLEKYQPDVVINTGSAGGFDTSLKVGDIVISDEVRHHDVDVTAFGYEIGQMAGMPAAYHSDEKLIEVAKQAVAEVGEHASALGLICSGDVFMSNPVRVEAVRKDFPTMKAVEMEAAAVAQVCYQFNTPFVVIRALSDIAGQESNISFDEFLPVAAKHSTQIVLKAITKL; encoded by the coding sequence ATGAAAATCGCCGTTATTGGTGCAATGGAGCAAGAAGTAGAATTACTACGTGCTGCATTAGAAAATACAACAACAGAAACAATCGCAAACAGTGAATACACAACAGGTACATACGAAGGTAAGGACGTTGTACTTTTAAAAAGTGGTATCGGGAAAGTAAATGCTGGAATGTCGACTACTATTTTATTAGAAAAATATCAACCAGATGTTGTCATTAACACAGGCTCAGCAGGTGGTTTTGACACATCACTTAAAGTGGGCGATATCGTCATTTCTGATGAAGTACGTCACCATGATGTAGATGTAACTGCTTTCGGTTACGAAATTGGTCAAATGGCGGGCATGCCAGCAGCATATCATTCAGATGAAAAATTGATCGAAGTTGCAAAACAAGCTGTAGCTGAAGTGGGTGAACATGCATCTGCACTTGGTCTAATTTGTTCAGGGGATGTATTTATGAGCAATCCTGTACGTGTAGAAGCGGTTCGTAAAGACTTCCCAACAATGAAAGCAGTTGAAATGGAAGCAGCTGCCGTTGCACAAGTATGCTATCAATTTAATACACCATTCGTAGTTATTCGTGCGTTATCGGATATTGCAGGTCAAGAATCGAACATTAGCTTTGATGAATTTTTACCAGTAGCTGCCAAGCATTCAACACAAATTGTGTTAAAAGCAATTACAAAACTATAA
- the sigK gene encoding RNA polymerase sporulation sigma factor SigK, giving the protein MSGMFTSMLQIWLELPALIGYLKGQTFYNPLSREDEAKVIARYMEGDEQARIELIEHNMRLVAHVVKKFHPPHELLDDYISIGTIGLMKAVSSFTPEKKTRLATYAARCIENEILMHLRVQKKVQKDVSLFEPIGTDKDGQSLQIRDLLQLEEPSAMEHIEQKEHFDELYRYLNTLDPRELEIISYRYGLQNADPLTQKEIAQLLNISRSYVSRIEKRALIKLYQQFKHNEHAQQ; this is encoded by the coding sequence TTGAGCGGTATGTTCACTTCTATGTTGCAGATTTGGCTTGAACTCCCCGCTTTAATAGGCTATTTAAAAGGCCAAACTTTTTATAATCCACTTTCTCGAGAAGATGAAGCAAAAGTGATTGCACGCTATATGGAAGGTGATGAACAAGCGCGCATTGAATTAATCGAACATAATATGCGATTAGTTGCGCATGTCGTAAAAAAATTCCATCCCCCTCATGAATTATTAGATGATTATATTTCCATTGGCACCATCGGCTTAATGAAAGCTGTAAGTAGCTTTACGCCAGAGAAAAAAACACGTCTTGCTACGTATGCTGCACGCTGTATTGAAAATGAAATCCTCATGCATTTGCGCGTTCAAAAAAAGGTCCAAAAAGATGTTTCACTTTTTGAGCCCATTGGCACTGATAAAGACGGTCAATCCTTACAAATTCGAGATTTGTTGCAACTGGAAGAACCTTCCGCAATGGAACATATCGAACAAAAGGAGCATTTCGATGAGCTGTATCGCTATTTGAATACATTAGACCCAAGAGAGCTCGAAATTATTTCCTACCGTTACGGACTTCAGAATGCTGATCCACTCACGCAAAAAGAAATTGCGCAGCTGTTAAATATTTCACGTAGTTACGTGTCACGCATCGAAAAACGTGCACTCATAAAGCTGTATCAACAATTTAAGCATAACGAACATGCGCAACAATAA
- a CDS encoding U32 family peptidase: MLQLIQNEKIRETVNGKKVITKKPELLAPAGSLEKLKVAVHYGADAVFIGGQEFGLRSNAGNFTIDEMREGVEFAKKYGAVIYVTTNIFAHNENMDGLEEYLQAIEGAGVKGIIVADPLIIETCKKCAPSLEIHLSTQQSLSNWKAVKYWKSEGLERVVLAREVGGEEMRKMKEEVDIEIEAFVHGAMCIAYSGRCTLSNHMTARDSNRGGCCQSCRWDYDLYEEKEGEEVALFNEGEAPFAMSPKDLKLIESIPHMIELGIDSLKVEGRMKSIHYVATVISVYRKVIDAYCADPENFTFQKEWLTELARCANRATASSFFEGEPSYKQQMFGFHSHKMKWDFAGFVMDYDQETQMVTLEQRNYFKPGDTVEFFGPNLETFQTTVEQLWDEEGNELDVARHPLQIVKFKVDRPISHFDMMRKENN, encoded by the coding sequence ATGCTACAGTTAATTCAAAATGAAAAAATCCGTGAAACAGTTAACGGAAAAAAAGTAATTACGAAAAAACCTGAGCTTTTAGCACCAGCAGGAAGCTTAGAAAAATTAAAAGTAGCCGTACACTACGGTGCAGATGCCGTATTTATCGGTGGTCAAGAGTTTGGTCTACGTTCAAACGCAGGTAACTTTACAATTGACGAAATGCGTGAAGGTGTTGAGTTCGCCAAGAAATATGGTGCCGTTATTTACGTTACAACGAATATCTTCGCACATAACGAAAATATGGACGGCTTAGAAGAGTATTTACAAGCAATTGAGGGTGCTGGCGTTAAAGGGATTATCGTGGCGGACCCATTAATTATCGAAACTTGTAAAAAGTGCGCGCCTTCTTTAGAAATCCACCTTTCTACACAGCAATCATTATCAAACTGGAAAGCTGTGAAGTATTGGAAAAGTGAAGGCTTAGAACGTGTCGTGCTTGCGCGTGAAGTTGGCGGCGAAGAAATGCGTAAAATGAAAGAAGAAGTAGACATTGAAATCGAAGCATTCGTGCACGGTGCTATGTGTATCGCTTATTCAGGTCGTTGTACACTTTCAAACCATATGACTGCACGTGATTCAAACCGTGGTGGCTGCTGTCAATCTTGTCGTTGGGACTATGACCTATACGAAGAAAAAGAAGGCGAAGAAGTAGCGTTATTCAACGAAGGCGAAGCGCCATTCGCTATGAGCCCGAAAGATTTAAAATTAATCGAATCAATTCCTCATATGATTGAGCTTGGCATTGACTCATTAAAAGTAGAAGGTCGTATGAAATCAATTCACTACGTAGCAACAGTAATCTCTGTTTACCGTAAAGTAATTGACGCTTACTGCGCAGATCCAGAAAATTTCACATTCCAAAAAGAATGGTTAACTGAATTAGCGCGTTGTGCAAACCGTGCAACAGCTTCATCATTCTTTGAAGGTGAACCAAGCTACAAACAACAAATGTTCGGCTTCCACTCACATAAAATGAAATGGGACTTCGCCGGTTTTGTTATGGATTATGATCAAGAAACACAAATGGTCACATTAGAACAACGTAACTACTTCAAACCAGGAGATACAGTTGAGTTCTTTGGTCCTAATTTAGAAACATTCCAAACAACTGTTGAACAACTTTGGGATGAAGAAGGTAATGAGCTAGATGTAGCACGTCATCCATTACAAATCGTAAAATTTAAAGTAGATCGCCCAATATCGCACTTTGATATGATGCGAAAGGAGAATAACTAA
- the pssA gene encoding CDP-diacylglycerol--serine O-phosphatidyltransferase encodes MFLLQKVDSTVKKIKSNAANIITISNMSFGGAAIMATLNESYSYGVLLIFIAAFLDRYDGKVARKFNQESELGKQLDSMADIISFGVAPALLMYEVALIDGGVTAMMMPVLFIAAGALRLARFNVMDSNGYFVGLPITAAGTLLTFSYFFTNMLSVTFYMILFPVLAFLMISTFTLKKV; translated from the coding sequence ATGTTTTTACTTCAAAAAGTTGATTCAACAGTAAAAAAAATAAAATCTAACGCAGCAAATATTATTACAATTTCGAATATGTCATTTGGTGGCGCAGCTATTATGGCCACACTTAATGAATCATATAGCTACGGTGTCTTATTAATTTTCATCGCTGCATTTTTAGATCGCTACGACGGAAAAGTAGCTCGCAAATTCAATCAAGAATCGGAGCTTGGTAAACAACTCGATTCAATGGCAGACATTATTTCATTTGGTGTTGCGCCCGCGTTACTAATGTATGAAGTTGCACTTATCGACGGTGGCGTAACTGCCATGATGATGCCAGTACTATTTATTGCAGCAGGGGCTTTACGTTTAGCACGATTTAACGTCATGGATTCTAACGGTTATTTTGTTGGGCTGCCAATTACCGCAGCAGGTACATTACTTACGTTCTCATATTTCTTTACCAACATGTTATCCGTAACTTTTTACATGATCTTATTCCCAGTATTAGCTTTTCTAATGATTAGTACATTCACACTAAAGAAAGTGTAA
- the yqeH gene encoding ribosome biogenesis GTPase YqeH, translated as MNEMPQCIGCGALIQTEDKQGLGYAPASSLEKETIICQRCFRLKNYNEIQPVSLTDDDFLRILNGLGEQQGLIVKIVDIFDFNGSWLPGLHRFVGNNPVLLVANKADLLPKSVKEKKVINWLKREAKSLGLKPIDVKLVSAHKGMGMAEVVEAIEEYRKGQDVYVVGCTNVGKSTFINRIIKQATGEGEVITTSHFPGTTLDMIGIPLDDGSSLFDTPGIINHHQMAHHIDSSELKYIMPKKELKPRVYQQNAGQTLFIGALARFDFIQGERAAFTVHVANDLPIHRTKLERADSLYAEHKGELLAPPTAAHIDKMPELVRREFSIKEDKMDVVFSGLGWITVQNANVVVAAYAPKGVEVFIRPSLI; from the coding sequence ATGAATGAAATGCCACAATGTATTGGCTGTGGAGCACTGATCCAAACAGAAGACAAACAGGGGCTAGGTTATGCACCTGCATCTTCTCTAGAAAAGGAAACGATTATTTGCCAACGTTGTTTCCGCTTAAAAAATTACAATGAAATTCAACCAGTTAGCTTAACGGATGATGATTTTTTACGTATTTTAAATGGTCTTGGAGAGCAGCAAGGTCTTATCGTTAAAATCGTCGACATCTTTGACTTTAACGGCAGCTGGTTACCTGGTTTACACCGATTTGTAGGGAATAACCCAGTACTTTTAGTTGCGAATAAAGCAGATCTTTTACCGAAATCGGTGAAGGAAAAGAAAGTAATCAACTGGTTAAAACGTGAAGCAAAATCGTTAGGCTTAAAACCAATTGACGTGAAGCTTGTTTCTGCACATAAAGGAATGGGCATGGCTGAAGTTGTAGAGGCGATTGAAGAATATCGAAAAGGACAAGATGTTTATGTTGTAGGTTGTACGAATGTAGGGAAATCTACGTTCATTAACCGCATTATTAAACAAGCAACAGGCGAAGGCGAAGTGATTACAACATCTCATTTCCCAGGTACAACATTAGACATGATTGGTATTCCACTAGACGATGGTTCATCACTTTTTGACACACCAGGGATTATTAATCATCACCAAATGGCACACCATATTGATTCAAGCGAATTAAAATATATTATGCCGAAAAAAGAATTGAAGCCGAGAGTATACCAGCAAAATGCTGGTCAAACATTATTTATCGGTGCATTAGCACGTTTTGATTTCATTCAAGGTGAGCGAGCAGCGTTTACGGTACATGTGGCGAATGATTTACCAATTCACCGTACAAAACTAGAGCGCGCGGATTCGTTATATGCAGAGCACAAAGGGGAGCTATTAGCACCTCCAACTGCTGCACATATTGATAAAATGCCAGAACTAGTTCGTCGCGAGTTCTCAATTAAAGAAGATAAAATGGATGTCGTTTTCTCAGGTCTAGGTTGGATTACTGTACAAAACGCTAATGTAGTCGTAGCGGCTTATGC
- the udk gene encoding uridine kinase, with translation MKKRPVVIGIAGGSCSGKTSVTQAIYDVFRDHSVVVIEQDYYYKDQSHMTFDERLLTNYDHPLAFDNNLLIEHIHSLLDYKAVEKPVYDYVQHTRSEEVIHVEPKEVIIIEGILVLEDDRLRDLMDIKLFVDTDSDLRIIRRIQRDIKERGRTADSVIDQYLSAVRPMHNMFIEPTKRYADVIIPEGGGNNVAIDLMVTKIKTILESDPIV, from the coding sequence ATGAAAAAGCGTCCAGTTGTTATCGGGATTGCAGGTGGTTCATGCTCAGGTAAAACGAGTGTAACCCAAGCTATTTATGATGTTTTCCGCGATCATTCCGTAGTTGTCATCGAACAAGATTATTATTACAAAGACCAAAGTCATATGACATTTGATGAACGTTTATTAACAAACTATGACCATCCATTAGCGTTTGATAATAATTTATTGATCGAACATATTCATAGCCTACTTGACTATAAAGCAGTTGAAAAACCTGTTTATGATTACGTTCAGCACACACGTTCAGAAGAAGTAATTCACGTTGAGCCAAAAGAGGTAATTATTATCGAGGGAATTTTAGTATTAGAAGATGATCGTTTACGTGATTTAATGGATATTAAATTATTCGTCGATACAGATTCTGATTTACGTATTATTCGTCGTATTCAACGTGACATTAAAGAGCGCGGTCGTACTGCAGATTCAGTAATTGATCAGTATCTTTCGGCTGTTCGTCCAATGCACAATATGTTTATCGAACCAACAAAACGATATGCAGATGTGATCATTCCAGAAGGCGGCGGCAATAATGTTGCAATCGACTTAATGGTAACGAAAATAAAAACAATTCTTGAATCTGATCCGATTGTGTAA